From the Kozakia baliensis genome, one window contains:
- a CDS encoding amidohydrolase family protein, whose product MEHEKNIDILIKGCDIVTFDKDNTVLRDGYIAIKENKILCMGSKKEFPTKFIAKETIEASGMIAMPGLVDGHYHTGQQLLRGSLAAIHRKHLSKSPHWKNYYIPFETGGGFEEPLIDYPCA is encoded by the coding sequence ATGGAACACGAAAAAAATATTGATATATTAATAAAGGGATGCGATATCGTAACTTTTGATAAGGATAATACGGTACTGCGTGATGGATATATTGCTATAAAAGAGAATAAGATTCTTTGTATGGGATCTAAAAAAGAATTTCCTACCAAATTTATTGCAAAAGAAACTATAGAGGCATCGGGTATGATAGCTATGCCCGGTTTGGTCGATGGACATTACCATACTGGGCAACAGCTTCTTAGAGGAAGTTTAGCTGCGATACATCGTAAGCATCTTTCCAAAAGCCCTCATTGGAAAAATTATTATATACCCTTTGAAACAGGTGGAGGGTTCGAAGAACCCTTGATTGATTACCCCTGCGCCTGA
- a CDS encoding IS5 family transposase, translating into MKQLGFFDVEERLSRLSGLGDQLEAFSRTVNFEAFRPDLDKALAYADGSKGGRPPFDPVLMFKILVIQTLNNLSDERTEYLINDRLSFMRFLGLGLSDRVPDAKTIWLFRERLTQAGAIDILFNRFDAILRNAGYLPMSGQILDATLVAAPKQRNTNDEKTDLREGRIPQDWQDKPAKLSHKDRHARWTLKFTKAKRQEDGSMPATDLAIPFFGYKSHISIDRKFRLIRKWKTTDAAASDGARLREGLLDKSNTASTVWADTAYRSKANEDFMEKQGFVSKIHRKKPHLRPMPRHIQRSNAGKSVIRSRVEHVFADQKSQTGLFVRTVGLTRATMTIGLANIVYNMRRFLLLERINAAA; encoded by the coding sequence ATGAAACAGCTCGGTTTCTTTGATGTTGAAGAGCGGCTTTCTCGTTTGAGCGGGCTTGGTGACCAGCTCGAAGCCTTTTCCCGGACTGTGAATTTCGAAGCATTTCGTCCTGATCTGGATAAAGCGCTGGCCTATGCAGACGGCAGTAAAGGCGGTCGTCCGCCGTTTGATCCGGTGCTGATGTTCAAAATCCTGGTGATCCAGACGCTGAACAATCTGTCCGATGAACGGACGGAATACCTGATCAATGACCGTCTCTCCTTCATGCGCTTTTTAGGTCTGGGGCTGTCGGACCGTGTGCCTGATGCCAAAACCATCTGGCTGTTCAGGGAACGTCTGACACAGGCGGGAGCAATTGATATTTTGTTCAACCGCTTTGATGCGATCCTGCGTAACGCTGGTTATCTGCCGATGTCAGGCCAGATCCTGGATGCCACGCTGGTAGCTGCTCCGAAGCAGCGCAATACCAACGATGAAAAGACTGATCTGCGGGAAGGACGGATCCCACAGGACTGGCAGGATAAACCGGCAAAGCTGTCCCACAAGGACAGGCATGCACGCTGGACCCTGAAGTTCACGAAAGCGAAGCGACAGGAAGACGGGAGTATGCCCGCAACGGATCTGGCCATCCCATTTTTTGGTTACAAGTCGCACATCTCCATCGATCGGAAATTTCGGCTGATCCGTAAATGGAAGACGACAGATGCCGCCGCCAGTGACGGCGCGCGATTGAGAGAGGGCCTGCTTGATAAAAGCAATACAGCCTCAACGGTCTGGGCAGACACAGCCTACCGCTCAAAAGCCAATGAGGACTTCATGGAAAAGCAGGGCTTCGTCTCAAAAATCCATCGCAAGAAGCCGCATCTCAGGCCTATGCCCCGCCATATCCAGAGATCCAACGCAGGGAAGTCGGTGATCAGATCTCGCGTTGAGCATGTCTTTGCCGATCAGAAATCACAGACGGGACTGTTCGTCCGAACCGTAGGCTTAACGCGGGCCACCATGACGATCGGACTGGCCAATATCGTCTATAATATGCGCCGCTTTCTCCTCCTGGAGCGGATTAACGCCGCCGCGTAG
- a CDS encoding IS630 family transposase (programmed frameshift), which yields MTRAVKLRDDYSASDLRRLAARSRHANAARRLLALAAICDGANRTDAARVGGMDRQTLRDWVHRFNAEGPDGLRGHQHTGPACRLNAAQQAELQALVEAGPDRQRDGVVRWRRVDLKRVIEERFGVSYHERHVSTLLKRLGFSHISARPRHPGQDTGVMEAFKKNFPRILSAHTGHLPKGKPIEIWFQDEARIGQKNSVVRQWARRGTRPRQPADQRYANAWLFGAICPARGKAAGLALPFIGTDSMQLHLDEIARCVARGAHAVLLLDRAPWHTTGKIRLPKNVSLIFLPSRAPELNPVENVWQFLRANWLSNTVFEDINHIIDVACSAWNNLSALPQTIQSIGLRKWAHTGQ from the exons ATGACGAGAGCGGTGAAACTACGGGATGACTATTCGGCCTCTGACCTGAGGCGACTTGCAGCCCGAAGTCGGCATGCGAACGCTGCGCGTCGGCTTCTAGCCCTGGCAGCGATCTGTGACGGAGCGAACCGAACGGATGCGGCGCGCGTGGGCGGCATGGACCGCCAGACACTGCGGGACTGGGTTCATCGCTTCAATGCGGAAGGACCCGATGGCTTGCGCGGCCATCAGCACACAGGGCCTGCTTGCCGTCTGAACGCCGCCCAGCAAGCCGAATTGCAGGCGCTGGTCGAGGCGGGGCCGGATCGGCAGCGTGATGGTGTGGTGCGCTGGCGCCGCGTTGATCTGAAGCGGGTGATCGAGGAACGCTTCGGTGTTTCGTATCACGAGCGCCACGTTTCCACCCTGCTGAAGCGGCTCGGTTTTTCACATATTAGCGCCCGACCGCGTCATCCGGGGCAGGACACTGGCGTCATGGAGGCATTTA AAAAAAACTTCCCCCGTATCCTGAGCGCTCATACTGGCCATCTGCCGAAGGGAAAGCCGATCGAGATCTGGTTCCAGGACGAGGCCCGGATCGGTCAGAAGAACAGTGTCGTCCGGCAATGGGCCAGACGGGGCACGCGACCACGTCAACCCGCCGACCAGCGTTACGCCAATGCCTGGTTGTTCGGCGCCATCTGTCCTGCACGAGGCAAGGCCGCTGGTCTGGCACTCCCGTTTATCGGCACTGACAGCATGCAATTGCATCTCGACGAAATTGCGCGCTGTGTCGCCCGCGGAGCTCATGCTGTCCTCCTGCTCGATCGGGCACCATGGCATACGACTGGAAAGATCAGACTGCCGAAAAATGTCAGTCTGATCTTCCTTCCATCACGCGCTCCCGAACTGAACCCAGTCGAAAACGTCTGGCAGTTCCTCCGCGCCAACTGGCTGTCCAATACCGTCTTCGAAGACATCAATCATATCATCGACGTCGCCTGCTCAGCCTGGAACAATCTCTCTGCCCTGCCGCAAACCATCCAATCCATCGGTCTCAGAAAATGGGCTCACACAGGTCAGTGA
- a CDS encoding DUF6118 family protein — MSETDPAARAFEDLCAEMTVLRRSVEALPQAWRDNRPPDYTEDLARVVKAMNAVSTRMKAIEDTPTLKMTPQAYGQGIGVTARSVKNCTLSSAGYERIANIS; from the coding sequence ATGTCCGAGACAGATCCGGCAGCGCGTGCGTTCGAGGATCTGTGCGCCGAAATGACGGTGCTCCGGCGCAGCGTGGAAGCGTTGCCGCAGGCGTGGCGGGATAACCGGCCGCCGGATTACACGGAGGATCTGGCCCGCGTCGTAAAAGCCATGAACGCGGTTAGTACGCGGATGAAGGCGATTGAGGACACTCCAACGCTGAAAATGACGCCTCAGGCATATGGGCAGGGAATAGGGGTCACGGCACGATCTGTTAAAAATTGCACGCTAAGCAGCGCGGGGTATGAACGGATTGCGAACATTTCGTAG
- a CDS encoding type II toxin-antitoxin system VapC family toxin — translation MILLDTNVISEPWKPAPEPRVLAWIDAQAIETLFLSAVTVAELRFGIGAMPAGRRRSVLHERLEQQVLPLFEGRVLSFDLAASQAYAELMVRARSEGRAIGKADGYIAAVAASRGYAVASRDVSPFEAAGVRVLNPWEDV, via the coding sequence ATGATCCTTCTTGATACCAATGTAATCTCCGAGCCGTGGAAACCTGCCCCTGAACCGCGTGTCCTGGCATGGATTGATGCGCAGGCGATCGAGACGCTTTTTCTGTCTGCCGTCACGGTGGCGGAACTGCGTTTCGGGATCGGGGCGATGCCGGCCGGTCGGCGGCGTTCGGTGCTTCATGAGCGGCTGGAGCAGCAGGTTCTGCCTCTCTTCGAAGGGCGTGTCCTGTCGTTCGATCTGGCGGCGTCACAGGCTTATGCTGAGTTGATGGTGCGGGCCAGATCAGAGGGACGGGCGATTGGGAAAGCGGATGGTTATATTGCGGCGGTCGCTGCATCCCGTGGTTATGCTGTGGCCAGCCGCGACGTATCGCCTTTCGAGGCGGCCGGTGTGCGGGTTCTCAATCCGTGGGAGGATGTCTGA
- a CDS encoding FitA-like ribbon-helix-helix domain-containing protein, producing the protein MSSVVIRNLPEETHRALKAQAMLHGRSTEAEIRTILEAAVRPSQRVRLGSLLASIGREAGMREQDVSTLQVRDQTPAEPMSFE; encoded by the coding sequence ATGTCCTCTGTCGTTATTCGCAATCTTCCGGAAGAGACGCATCGAGCGCTGAAGGCGCAGGCCATGCTGCATGGGCGCAGCACGGAAGCGGAGATCCGGACCATTCTGGAAGCGGCCGTCCGGCCCTCGCAGCGGGTGCGACTGGGGTCGCTTCTGGCGTCCATCGGTCGTGAGGCCGGTATGCGTGAACAGGATGTCTCGACCTTGCAGGTTCGCGATCAAACTCCGGCCGAACCGATGTCCTTCGAATGA
- a CDS encoding conjugal transfer protein TraD: MRDWAKARRERTHHLIELGGLVQKAGLVDLTDDDRATLLGAFLDIAGQLQGKNDTAPTDLKARWRRAGLHAFDADRDHDRTTGGNDHD; this comes from the coding sequence ATGCGCGACTGGGCGAAGGCGCGACGGGAACGCACCCATCATCTGATCGAACTGGGCGGCCTGGTCCAGAAGGCGGGACTGGTCGATCTGACCGATGATGACCGCGCCACCCTGCTCGGAGCATTTCTGGATATTGCGGGGCAGCTTCAGGGAAAAAATGATACCGCTCCGACTGACCTGAAAGCACGCTGGAGACGCGCGGGGCTTCATGCTTTCGATGCAGACCGTGATCATGACAGGACAACAGGCGGAAACGACCATGACTGA
- a CDS encoding MucR family transcriptional regulator: protein MTDIATRSSETDTLRDLTTQIVAAYVSSNTLPANALPGLISTVFQALSSLGQATTETPDLVPAVPVKKSVFPDYIICLEDGKKLKMLKRHLQSAYAMTPQQYREKWGLPTNYPMVAPSYSTQRSALAQKIGLGQAVRTAPDVAKPAEDRMPVTHIPEKKRGRRPKQA from the coding sequence ATGACTGATATAGCAACACGATCATCCGAAACCGATACATTGCGCGATCTGACAACACAGATTGTCGCCGCCTATGTCAGCAGCAACACTCTGCCGGCCAATGCATTGCCTGGTCTTATCTCCACGGTGTTTCAGGCGCTCAGCAGCCTGGGACAGGCAACGACCGAAACTCCGGATCTGGTGCCGGCCGTGCCCGTGAAGAAATCCGTCTTTCCAGATTATATTATCTGCCTGGAAGACGGGAAAAAGCTGAAGATGCTCAAGCGCCACCTTCAGTCCGCCTATGCCATGACACCCCAGCAGTATCGGGAGAAATGGGGATTGCCGACGAACTATCCGATGGTCGCTCCATCCTACTCGACACAGCGCTCCGCTCTGGCGCAGAAAATTGGACTGGGGCAGGCCGTCAGGACCGCACCGGACGTTGCCAAACCCGCTGAAGATCGGATGCCCGTCACGCACATACCCGAGAAAAAACGCGGACGCAGACCAAAACAGGCATGA
- a CDS encoding helix-turn-helix domain-containing protein, producing MALSRRGLTMLAAKKTVEDLIRQSSEQAEGHAIVLLPMTDTIEAVIFDLAKAGIRAIHVDHKADVDVALIRRRLKLSRRQFALWYGLEEETIKGWESGERTPDTAAKSYLRAISNRPEAVREAYAHTK from the coding sequence ATGGCGTTGTCCAGGCGTGGCCTGACGATGCTGGCCGCCAAGAAGACAGTGGAAGACCTCATCAGGCAATCCTCGGAACAGGCAGAAGGGCATGCAATCGTTCTGCTGCCCATGACTGACACGATCGAGGCGGTTATCTTCGACCTTGCAAAAGCCGGGATCAGGGCGATCCATGTCGATCACAAGGCCGATGTGGATGTGGCCCTGATCCGTCGGCGTCTGAAGCTCAGTCGCCGACAGTTCGCGCTCTGGTATGGTCTGGAAGAGGAAACCATCAAGGGGTGGGAAAGCGGGGAACGTACGCCAGATACCGCTGCAAAAAGTTATCTGCGGGCCATTTCCAATCGGCCGGAAGCCGTGCGTGAAGCTTACGCCCATACGAAGTAG
- a CDS encoding replication initiator protein A, producing the protein MKPRIKSARQRNPELALTVSETPNVDGRSVLLPERYPTPDLFICDVLDAIPKDDMASMEHPIFSLATKPDRRIFRYEHNGNTVEIVPSVKGLATIHDKDILIYCISQLIAKMNQGEQPNRTIHLTARDLLVWTNRQTDGDGYKRLRSAFERLAGTRITTNIKADGEEITEGFGLINEWRIVRKTNSGQMSEIKVTLSEWLFKMIEGRSVLTLHRDYFRLRKPLERRIYELARKHCGAQEKWSVSIEILQKKTGASSHIRVFRSMLRDLAINNHLPDYAVEINSNMVTFRNRETMDTVKIIEPKLQKPFIDPEGFHDARGVAPGYDVYALYDEWVSWWNDSGQPELQNPSAAFVGFCRNRYKRNPIR; encoded by the coding sequence ATGAAACCCCGTATCAAATCAGCCCGTCAACGAAACCCCGAACTGGCACTAACCGTCAGTGAAACCCCGAATGTTGATGGACGGTCAGTTCTACTTCCGGAACGATATCCGACACCAGATCTTTTTATTTGTGATGTCCTTGATGCCATCCCCAAAGATGATATGGCCTCGATGGAGCATCCAATTTTCTCGCTTGCCACTAAACCTGATCGACGCATTTTCCGATACGAGCACAATGGCAATACAGTTGAGATCGTTCCGAGCGTCAAAGGGCTCGCGACGATCCATGACAAGGATATCCTTATCTATTGCATTTCGCAGCTTATCGCGAAAATGAATCAAGGTGAGCAGCCAAATCGAACTATCCACCTTACCGCACGCGATTTGTTGGTGTGGACCAACCGTCAAACCGATGGTGATGGCTATAAGCGGCTTCGAAGCGCATTTGAGCGCTTAGCAGGCACACGGATCACCACCAACATCAAAGCTGATGGAGAAGAAATCACCGAAGGTTTTGGTCTTATCAATGAATGGCGAATTGTCCGTAAGACCAATTCCGGACAAATGTCTGAAATTAAGGTAACGCTATCCGAGTGGCTATTCAAAATGATCGAGGGCCGTAGTGTACTGACATTACATCGCGATTATTTCCGTTTACGCAAACCACTTGAACGGAGAATATACGAACTTGCCCGCAAGCATTGCGGCGCTCAGGAAAAATGGAGCGTTTCTATAGAAATTTTACAGAAAAAAACAGGGGCTAGTAGCCATATTCGCGTGTTTCGCTCAATGCTCCGTGACTTGGCAATCAATAACCACTTGCCTGATTATGCTGTCGAAATAAACAGCAACATGGTTACTTTCCGCAATCGGGAAACGATGGACACCGTCAAGATAATAGAGCCGAAGCTCCAGAAACCATTTATCGATCCCGAGGGTTTCCACGACGCTAGAGGGGTTGCTCCAGGATATGATGTCTACGCACTCTATGACGAATGGGTGTCATGGTGGAATGATAGCGGACAACCAGAATTGCAAAACCCCAGTGCCGCATTTGTCGGATTCTGCCGCAACCGATATAAACGCAACCCTATACGCTAG
- a CDS encoding IS110 family RNA-guided transposase: protein MSAETIIGIDVSRDWLDGFCLPGKQRFRLQNSPDGYARLLETLQSMPDDLKVGFEATGGQEWALWRVLISMGINAVQLPPAQIKAFAFSMGKRAKTDQIDAELIARFMVVRPEAGRALPDEKLQFLRALTVRRAQMVDARKRLSAQISARRKQGVSAELEDMDSSLKAFLESQISELEQRIEGVIAQGKELSAKAELLRSIPGIGPVSVAMLLAEMPELGRMTATEAAAMTGLAPMSHDSGAMRGKRVISGGRRSLRHVLFQAGLAASCHNPVLKAVAKRMKQRGKPHKLVIIAIARRLVTIANAVLKTGLPWRISPVV from the coding sequence ATGTCTGCGGAAACCATCATCGGAATAGATGTGTCCCGAGACTGGCTTGATGGCTTCTGTCTGCCCGGAAAACAGAGATTCCGTTTGCAAAATTCACCTGATGGCTATGCCAGATTACTGGAAACCCTTCAGAGTATGCCTGACGATCTCAAGGTTGGGTTTGAAGCCACAGGCGGACAGGAATGGGCACTCTGGCGTGTTCTCATAAGTATGGGGATCAATGCGGTCCAGTTGCCACCAGCACAAATCAAGGCTTTCGCATTCTCCATGGGGAAGAGAGCGAAGACCGACCAGATCGACGCGGAACTGATTGCGCGCTTCATGGTTGTCCGCCCAGAGGCCGGCCGAGCACTGCCAGATGAAAAACTCCAGTTTCTGCGGGCACTGACGGTCCGCAGAGCTCAGATGGTAGACGCGCGTAAACGGCTTTCTGCCCAGATTTCGGCGCGTCGCAAGCAGGGTGTGAGCGCTGAACTGGAGGATATGGACAGCAGTCTCAAAGCATTTCTTGAGAGCCAGATCAGCGAGCTCGAACAACGGATTGAAGGAGTCATTGCGCAGGGCAAAGAACTCTCTGCCAAAGCAGAACTTCTCCGTTCCATCCCCGGTATCGGCCCGGTATCAGTCGCCATGCTTCTCGCAGAAATGCCAGAACTCGGCCGTATGACAGCGACCGAAGCCGCTGCCATGACCGGACTTGCACCAATGTCTCACGATAGCGGCGCGATGCGCGGGAAACGTGTCATTTCAGGGGGACGGAGATCTCTCCGCCATGTCCTGTTTCAGGCCGGATTGGCAGCTTCATGTCATAATCCGGTTCTGAAAGCTGTGGCAAAGCGCATGAAACAGCGGGGCAAGCCACATAAACTAGTCATCATCGCGATTGCGCGGCGTCTCGTCACAATCGCAAATGCTGTCCTGAAAACAGGCCTGCCGTGGCGCATTAGCCCCGTCGTTTAA
- a CDS encoding IS110 family RNA-guided transposase: MTRPNPTPTTAVLVAIDVAKSRNEVLIEVPGNRRRRRLTVANTRTEHDRFIAELQALAPRPVIVGFEPTGHYHRPLAWRLVQAGFDARLISSVALARTREALHNGWDKNDPKDAQVILHMLQIGAAKPYHDPLANEINNIQELSVTHEVISRAKTEVQHRILTHYLPLYFPEIERFKGNTRSDWFFALLEQFPVPAAITALSKEAFVAAAWSVVGRKVSKSRLLGDIWETAHRSIALPVSPDAPAIEMFRVVLGEARRLIAQRDAIEEAAIDLLGDHSDFQRLQQVPGIGPIHALTILAEAGDLRRFRHHRQFLKFCGLDLSTYQSGQYRGKTKLSKRGNARLRRTLWMAAQVAIRQRENSFRDKFDRYVARDRHDPDLRRKAFTAITAKMGRVVHAIIKRGDDYRPFVEGPVPGGGTPLYWCHEGASATL, encoded by the coding sequence GTGACCAGACCCAACCCTACACCGACAACAGCTGTTCTCGTCGCTATCGATGTTGCCAAATCACGCAATGAAGTCTTGATTGAGGTGCCCGGTAATCGACGGCGTCGACGCCTGACTGTGGCCAACACGCGCACAGAACATGACCGTTTCATTGCAGAACTGCAGGCCCTGGCACCGCGGCCGGTCATTGTTGGCTTCGAACCGACCGGACATTATCATCGTCCGCTGGCCTGGCGCCTCGTGCAGGCCGGGTTTGATGCACGCCTGATTTCTTCGGTCGCTCTGGCCCGCACGCGAGAGGCGCTGCACAACGGCTGGGACAAGAATGACCCCAAGGATGCACAGGTCATCCTGCACATGCTCCAGATTGGCGCAGCCAAACCATATCATGATCCTCTTGCCAACGAGATCAACAACATTCAGGAATTGTCCGTTACCCATGAAGTGATTTCCCGTGCCAAAACCGAGGTCCAGCACCGGATCCTTACCCACTATCTGCCTCTCTATTTTCCGGAAATTGAGCGCTTCAAGGGCAACACGCGCAGCGACTGGTTCTTTGCCCTCCTTGAGCAATTTCCTGTTCCAGCTGCTATTACCGCGCTCAGCAAGGAGGCGTTTGTTGCTGCCGCCTGGAGTGTTGTTGGGCGCAAGGTCAGTAAATCTCGTCTTCTGGGTGATATCTGGGAAACAGCTCATAGATCGATTGCGCTGCCTGTTTCTCCGGATGCCCCAGCGATCGAGATGTTCCGGGTCGTCCTAGGCGAGGCGCGAAGGCTGATCGCGCAACGTGATGCGATCGAGGAAGCTGCGATTGACCTACTCGGCGATCACAGCGACTTTCAACGCTTGCAGCAGGTGCCGGGGATCGGGCCAATCCATGCCCTGACGATTCTTGCCGAGGCAGGCGACCTGCGGCGATTTCGTCATCACCGGCAATTTCTGAAATTCTGTGGTCTTGACCTGTCAACCTATCAGTCAGGCCAATATCGCGGCAAAACCAAGCTGTCCAAACGCGGCAACGCGCGTCTGCGACGGACACTGTGGATGGCGGCACAGGTCGCCATTCGCCAGCGTGAGAACAGCTTCCGTGACAAGTTCGACCGCTATGTGGCCAGGGACCGGCATGATCCGGACCTGCGCCGCAAGGCGTTCACAGCCATCACCGCAAAGATGGGGCGCGTTGTGCACGCGATCATCAAACGCGGTGACGATTACCGGCCTTTCGTCGAAGGGCCGGTGCCAGGTGGAGGAACCCCTCTCTATTGGTGCCATGAGGGCGCATCTGCGACCCTGTAG
- a CDS encoding ribbon-helix-helix domain-containing protein, whose translation MAKSNTLQAMLDRAKGDGEAMPALPPKPDILSRKPTLNGRKGTKLIGGHFSPEVSTQLRIIAAEEGTTVQSLLGEALDDLFVKKGRSRIVSG comes from the coding sequence ATGGCGAAAAGCAATACGCTGCAAGCGATGCTTGATCGCGCCAAAGGTGATGGTGAGGCAATGCCGGCTCTTCCCCCGAAACCAGACATATTATCTCGTAAACCGACGCTGAATGGTCGTAAGGGGACCAAGTTGATTGGTGGACATTTTTCTCCTGAAGTCAGCACCCAGCTTCGTATTATCGCGGCCGAAGAGGGAACGACGGTTCAGAGTTTGCTTGGAGAAGCACTGGACGATCTGTTTGTGAAGAAAGGACGAAGCAGGATCGTTAGCGGATAA
- a CDS encoding nucleotide-binding protein — protein MKVLAVLSQKGGVGKTTLATCLAVAAEQAGKVAAIIDLDPQATASFWKDVRQLDTPAVASIQPIRLPAMLKACADAGTDLVIIDGAAVARDVAYEAARHADFVLIPTKTAVFDTMSMTHTLDVVRQLDKAFAVVLTFVPPQGQETGDAIKAVTELGATVCPVTIGNRKAFFRAQASGQAVQEFEAHGPAANEIKRLYEYTDIQLYKNREVV, from the coding sequence ATGAAGGTTCTTGCTGTTCTTTCGCAGAAGGGCGGTGTCGGAAAAACGACGCTTGCAACCTGTCTCGCTGTCGCAGCTGAGCAAGCGGGTAAGGTTGCTGCTATTATTGATTTGGACCCACAGGCGACCGCCTCTTTCTGGAAAGACGTACGCCAGCTCGATACACCGGCTGTGGCTTCAATTCAGCCGATACGTTTGCCTGCAATGCTCAAAGCCTGCGCGGATGCGGGTACTGATCTTGTGATTATCGACGGAGCTGCTGTTGCGCGAGATGTGGCTTATGAAGCGGCACGTCATGCTGACTTCGTGCTCATTCCGACGAAGACGGCCGTGTTCGATACAATGAGTATGACACACACATTGGATGTGGTTCGTCAGCTCGATAAAGCGTTCGCTGTCGTTTTAACTTTTGTGCCCCCCCAAGGGCAGGAGACAGGGGATGCCATTAAGGCCGTGACCGAATTGGGGGCAACGGTCTGTCCGGTGACAATAGGAAACCGCAAGGCATTTTTCCGGGCACAGGCGTCGGGACAAGCTGTGCAGGAATTCGAAGCCCATGGGCCAGCAGCAAACGAAATTAAGCGTTTATACGAGTATACAGATATACAATTATACAAAAATCGGGAGGTAGTGTGA
- a CDS encoding recombinase family protein produces the protein MTHTLIGYARCSTDKQDLAAQQDALLKLGVAADRIYTDKGFTGTNRDRPGLDQALAAVRNGDTLVVPKLDRLARSVPDARAIGDSLAARGVKLQLGASVHDPSDPMGKLFFNILATFAEFEADLIKLRTREGMAVARAKGKLRGKKPKLSDRQQKELRRMYDTGDYSISDLADLFSISRPTVYRTLRRQPVTSVMAA, from the coding sequence ATGACGCACACACTGATTGGCTACGCCCGCTGCTCGACGGACAAGCAGGATCTCGCCGCCCAGCAGGACGCTCTGCTCAAACTCGGCGTCGCGGCTGATCGGATCTACACTGACAAGGGATTCACCGGGACGAACCGGGACCGGCCCGGTCTCGACCAGGCGCTGGCGGCGGTGCGTAACGGCGACACGCTGGTCGTGCCAAAGCTCGACCGGCTCGCCCGGTCCGTGCCCGATGCACGTGCGATCGGAGACAGCCTGGCCGCTCGTGGCGTGAAGCTCCAACTCGGTGCCAGTGTCCACGATCCGTCCGATCCGATGGGAAAGCTGTTTTTCAACATTCTTGCCACCTTCGCCGAATTTGAAGCAGACCTCATTAAACTTCGAACCCGTGAAGGGATGGCGGTCGCGCGCGCCAAGGGCAAGCTACGCGGGAAAAAGCCCAAGCTGTCCGATCGGCAGCAGAAGGAACTTCGCCGCATGTACGATACTGGCGACTATTCCATCAGTGACCTAGCTGATCTGTTTTCCATCTCGCGACCAACCGTTTATCGGACACTCAGGCGTCAGCCTGTTACGTCCGTAATGGCAGCATGA